A genomic window from Silene latifolia isolate original U9 population chromosome Y, ASM4854445v1, whole genome shotgun sequence includes:
- the LOC141632307 gene encoding uncharacterized protein LOC141632307, whose translation MSQSLVKGYGRKYLTPRCLVKVDIRKAFDSLQWDFIQQMLHALKFPDIFVKWIMGCITSSWFSIKINGSVHGFFKGNSGLRQGDPLSPYLFVLSMEILSRYLRKICLQHNVSFHPKCTKLGLTHLIFADHLMIFTRGDVPSVAAVLQTLNDFSNWSGLSANNDKTDIYFGGVADDIKHQILMHTGFTEGVFPFRYLGIPLHSSRNSCDNYGALINKIQTHLHHWSTNFFSYAGRAQLLNSVIFGLTNFWGVDIKELLSWNKAILAKWIWTLDSQQEGLWSNWTAAYYFSTDTIWSIQSKDHHSESLKSIIAVTEEILCHAQSSVAASSLVHSWILHGKFNIAKAYHWFRKHNPILDWAPALHHQFVIPSHRVLTTLALQHKLATLDNLARRGLHMVNWCILCKSSLETHDHLFSTCSFTQKIWHGIHTWLDLTGRSTAPADELLWCAAKQHSRHWKNGWIRSSIAATCYQIWHERNARIFQGIEQTEAQILHIIRFNVSARISHTVTTTVYAQAIQRLTLL comes from the exons ATGTCTCAATCCTTGGTTAAAGGTTATGGGAGGAAGTATCTCACCCCAAGATGCTTAGTGAAAGTAGACATCAGAAAAGCTTTTGATTCTCTTCAATGGGATTTCATTCAACAAATGTTACATGCTCTAAAGTTCCCTGACATTTTTGTGAAATGGATCATGGGGTGCATCACTAGCTCTTGGTTCTCCATCAAAATTAATGGTTCTGTTCATGGGTTTTTTAAGGGCAACAGTGGACTTAGACAAGGGGACCCCCTGTCTCCTTACCTCTTTGTCCTTAGTATGGAGATTCTCTCTCGTTATCTGAGGAAGATTTGTCTTCAGCACAATGTTTCTTTCCATCCTAAATGCACTAAGCTTGGCCTTACTCATTTAATTTTTGCGGATCATCTTATGATCTTTACAAGGGGTGATGTGCCATCTGTAGCTGCAGTCCTGCAAACTCTAAATGACTTCTCCAACTGGTCTGGCTTGTCAGCAAATAATGATAAGACAGATATTTACTTTGGAGGGGTGGCTGATGATATCAAACACCAAATTCTCATGCACACTGGCTTTACTGAGGGTGTTTTTCCTTTCAGATATCTTGGCATACCTTTGCACAGCTCCAGGAACTCATGTGATAATTATGGTGCATTGATTAACAAGATTCAAACTCACTTGCATCATTGGTCTACTAATTTCTTCTCTTATGCTGGAAGAGCTCAGCTCTTAAACTCTGTCATTTTTGGTCTCACGAATTTCTG GGGGGTTGACATAAAGGAATTGCTTTCCTGGAACAAAGCTATCCTTGCCAAGTGGATCTGGACTCTTGATTCTCAGCAGGAAGGGTTATGGTCAAATTGGACTGCAGCCTATTACTTCTCTACTGATACTATCTGGAGCATTCAATCTAAAGATCATCACTCTGAGAGCTTAAAGAGCATCATAGCTGTTACAGAGGAGATTCTATGTCATGCTCAATCTTCTGTAGCTGCCAGTAGTCTTGTCCACTCTTGGATCCTCCATGGCAAGTTTAACATTGCCAAAGCTTATCACTGGTTTAGAAAACACAACCCTATTCTTGACTGGGCTCCTGCACTGCATCATCAGTTTGTCATTCCAAGCCATAGGGTTCTTACTACTTTGGCTTTACAGCACAAACTCGCTACTCTGGACAATCTTGCTCGTAGGGGTCTCCATATGGTAAACTGGTGCATTTTATGTAAAAGTAGTCTTGAGACCCATGACCATCTCTTCTCTACCTGCTCCTTTACTCAAAAAATTTGGCATGGCATCCACACTTGGCTAGACCTGACTGGCAGGTCTACTGCTCCCGCTGATGAGCTTCTTTGGTGTGCTGCCAAGCAACACTCTAGGCATTGGAAGAATGGTTGGATCAGAAGTAGCATTGCTGCTACCTGTTATCAGATTTGGCATGAAAGAAATGCTCGTATTTTTCAGGGGATAGAACAGACTGAGGCCCAAATCTTGCATATTATTCGTTTCAATGTCAGTGCTAGAATTTCTCATACAGTTACTACTACAGTGTATGCTCAGGCTATTCAAAGGCTAACCTTACTTTAG
- the LOC141632308 gene encoding uncharacterized protein LOC141632308, translating into MLKWVWKLIARPQSIWALWVNRYNLKGTDLWSAQQSISHSWYWNNVVKVKDFLLASAGSRRIALDWIHACSDSTTFHTAKMYQLVRQGAEEVPWYSLVQDRQCVPKHSFFGVLAFHDKLPTIDNLAHRGLHLVNRCALCCAHNESVEHLFFQCAFSSQVWVQIAAWLQACPSSLLDQVVSWYLTQCHGVRAGSQRAGLLATMYYLWQERNGRIFRGVLSTPESICIRVKFVVSNRSF; encoded by the coding sequence ATGCTCAAGTGGGTTTGGAAACTAATTGCTCGACCACAAAGCATTTGGGCACTCTGGGTTAATAGATATAATCTCAAGGGGACTGATTTATGGTCTGCTCAACAAAGTATCAGCCACTCTTGGTATTGGAATAATGTTGTGAAAGTTAAGGATTTTCTCCTTGCTAGTGCTGGTTCTCGTAGGATTGCTCTGGACTGGATTCATGCTTGTTCTGACTCTACCACTTTTCACACTGCAAAAATGTATCAGCTGGTAAGACAGGGTGCTGAGGAGGTGCCTTGGTACTCTCTGGTCCAAGATCGACAGTGTGTGCCTAAGCATTCTTTCTTTGGTGTTCTGGCTTTTCATGACAAGTTGCCTACTATTGATAACTTGGCTCACAGGGGACTTCATTTGGTTAATAGATGTGCTCTCTGCTGTGCTCACAATGAAAGTGTGGAGCATCTGTTTTTTCAGTGTGCTTTCTCTTCACAGGTCTGGGTTCAGATTGCAGCATGGTTGCAGGCCTGCCCCTCTTCTCTGCTGGACCAGGTGGTTAGCTGGTATCTTACTCAGTGTCATGGGGTGCGTGCTGGAAGTCAAAGAGCTGGTCTCCTGGCTACTATGTACTATCTTTGGCAGGAGCGGAATGGAAGAATTTTCAGGGGTGTCCTTAGTACACCCGAGTCTATTTGTATTCGTGTTAAATTTGTGGTTAGCAATAGGTCTTTTTGA